Proteins from a genomic interval of Spea bombifrons isolate aSpeBom1 chromosome 4, aSpeBom1.2.pri, whole genome shotgun sequence:
- the LOC128491135 gene encoding lymphocyte cytosolic protein 2-like, translating to MSYDGRPPVPIPSKCKPQQNQTENESLFQYQWYSGSISRQEAERALKSVNQDGTFLVRDCSQLTTTQPYVLMVLYKDKVYNVRIRFNQQDNVYFLGSGGQEAFSSVSGIIDYFQKTPLLLIDGKDRWSRNHCKLQFAANQLV from the exons atgtcttatgatGGCAGACCACCAGTCCCAATTCCTAGCAAATGTAAACCACAACAAAATCAAACCGAAAATGAG AGTCTGTTCCAGTATCAGTGGTATTCTGGCAGCATTTCAAGACAAGAAGCTGAGAGAGCTCTTAAGTCAGTTAATCAG GATGGTACCTTTCTGGTGAGAGACTGTTCCCAGTTAACGACAACACAACCATATGTGCTTATGGTCTTATACAAGGACAAAGTGTATAATGTTCGAATCCGCTTTAATCAACAAGATAATGTATACTTCTTAGGATCTGGAGGGCAAGAG GCTTTCTCCTCTGTGTCTGGAATTATTGATTACTTCCAAAAAACTCCTCTTCTTCTTATTGATGGGAAGGACCGCTGGTCCAGAAATCACTGCAAGCTTCAATTTGCTGCTAATCAACTGGTTTGA